DNA sequence from the Vanessa cardui chromosome 13, ilVanCard2.1, whole genome shotgun sequence genome:
tacatacaaaaactaaatctatttattgtatagatgacaccattagacaaaccttactatcgatacaaattaaatgatttcaatataggaatttatttactttgttggcaccgccttcaaaaggtgattaaaaaatcgtaaattggatatggatgtaactgattatttttttctttttagttaatttttgaaggcggtttttttttatttataaaaatttatttactgcttttcagtgttgttttgttatttataataacaattggtagtgtttgtcattcactttaatgccgttaatcattgaggagttctcctggtagtccaccatcagctagacttcatcataggcatgtttactaacattaattgcttgacgactatcttaaagaaatagaactaagcccgtaaaatagttacttactaataggttctgattactagttgtggtcttcatcatcagttccacttcatcaaatgtcacttttcgtgagcatataaccaaggcactttgaataaaaccgaaatcactataggtgtgcctataaaatttgaggagttccctcgatttctccaggatcccatcatcagatcctgatctcctgacaatgggaccacctgtaaaacatgccctttcaaacaaaaaaagaattgtcaaaatcggcccagccatcttcgagtaattcggtaacatacataaaaaataaaaaaaaaaaaaataaaaaaaaggccccgacgaattgagaacctcctcctttttttgaagtcggttaataaacccttaatgaaaaaaaataattgaaacatatttttatatcttttcacAGAAAAATGACAAAACTTTTAGAATGGGTGTCGGTGACTTCAGCAGTGTTGGCTGTGTGGTGCTCCCTCGTTGGTGGCTATGTAAAACACAAATTCATTGAtgataatatgaattttattttagtatcgccaataatatttgtaatcttGTTTGGCCTATATGCCGTAACTGTTGTATTGTATAGAACATTCACCTTTAATAACTGTGAGGAAGCAGCTGTACAGTTGAAAGCTGAAATTCTAGAGGCAAAGAAAGATTTACACGATAAAGGCTTGAGGTGGTAAACTAACGATTCcagttaagattaaaaaattccaatgagtatttatttgtttgataaataaaatatttatatttttttaatttggaagtttttttttaatacaactattaaatattttcatttaggtaattataactgttttatcataaaaacttttgtttttaatgacttATTAGTAtgcaaaaatgtaaataaacatatatataactaagTACCTTGTTAAGCTATTAATTCAGAATTAaccaataaataacattaaatatgagAATGTTTgagtataatacaattaattttgctttataaaacaatggatattaaaaaaagcttttaattataaaattaaagatttgatttttaaggccataatgtaaataattcttatatacaggttaaaaaagtaaaagtattgcCAGTAGAAATGTATACTTtccaaataaaatgtatatttatattgggtatataaatatgaataaaacaagTAACTTTGGACTAAGATTTATTTgagctaaatatttatttgcatgtatttacaattgtaataatttaaaaaatatgtatagtttCACACCATTTATTCAAGATCAAAATGAATACAAATGATACTTAGAATTAGGTAAGGTACATTAtggtttcatattaaattaattggagAGATTATGTAAGCTATGAGCgtgataatgtaataaattatgacaTTGTACAGGTTTTGAACTTAATTATTTCACTATGcaaacattaaaattgtttttgtattatttctgGTCATCAATGACTCTATATATGatgcatatattaataaaagaattgatgttaaataatttttttgtcgGTTTTCTTCATTTGGTTCTGGCTGGACAAGAGTGTGGGGCATTTGGCTGATCCCAAGAAGAAATTACTATCTACTCTTATTAATATACACTTTATTTGCACACCATGCAAAGCggaaagttatttattaacactGGAAAAAGTATATCGAGATCCACTTTAGCTTTAATTTGATCGATTTATTATTACCAAACCACCAAAGTGGCCACCACCAAAAGCAAAAATTCATCTCAAACATTTGATTTGATCTGGTTTACATTTTGATGCAAAATTATCaagatttattaattcatacaaatattttaataatcaagccgtttttattgttagtatttttcCTGAGGGctgaagtttttattttttaaccaaGTTCAATAAAAACACGATCTCTTAATTTCTCACTATAATGTAGGTATTGATGCATTCAAATGGTGTTTGATTTTTGAAGTAACCTTATACTAAACCTCTTACAAACACTTTcgaaattattactattatataaacttataaaaacatatttatagatcttcaggttttgtttttaatttttaaattgggcaaaaataaataaatataatgttaacagCAGTTtctatgatttaaaataaaatgaaatagtagGTCTGGGGTTAttctttatttagttttatgtataatcTAGACGGTACCGGCTGTTTATTAGGGATCCAAATTtcggaatataaaaataatattatcattacatcatAAGCCATAAGTACAGTCggaagtattataatatacagaaTATAGATTTTAGTCAAAGTCAAACAGATAATCTATATTCATTTTAACAGGTTAGCGATTTTTTGACAGGTTTACATTGTTTAAATATCCTTTAATTGTTACTTGCTTTTTTCTTACATCTCATAAATAGATTGGtagtcttatttaaaaataatctttaaattttgTCTATCACAATTAAGCAGGATGTGATTCATTTCTGTTGATATGTTATGATGATATCTAGATGTCAATGTTTAAGCCAAATTTGAATAATCCTATTAAAATTTCCGTGAGAAGATGTCATTATGAAACACTACGCGTGTAgcgaatttttttattgtcaaagCTACTTTTTTATG
Encoded proteins:
- the LOC124534701 gene encoding dolichol-phosphate mannosyltransferase subunit 3 yields the protein MTKLLEWVSVTSAVLAVWCSLVGGYVKHKFIDDNMNFILVSPIIFVILFGLYAVTVVLYRTFTFNNCEEAAVQLKAEILEAKKDLHDKGLRW